A portion of the Nitrospira defluvii genome contains these proteins:
- a CDS encoding leucyl aminopeptidase, producing MKKIQVQAQVGRAENEVTEVLVLLCCEGASDLAQETAAINTQLGGQLAALIQRGEFEGKLGEGLMVHTQGKAKAKRLLLAGLGKAKDLRLDAFRQALGSAVKRVRQAKVSSFGVVLPGALLEEIPVQDVAQAMTEGAILGNYQFTAYRSPNGSKPVDVERLTIYTAQASVLPQINEGIRRGVATAEATVLVRDLCNHPANVMTPTRIVQEAKAVAKESGVRLKVLEQKDMEQLGMGALLGVARGSHEPPKFIILEYKGAKAKRGDPPVVLVGKTITFDTGGISLKPAENMEHMKADMTGGAEVLATMRAAARLKLPLHLVSILPVAENMPGGRAMRPGDVVKTLSGKTVEVQNTDAEGRLILSDALAYATRYKPAVLLDIATLTGACVVALGQFAIGMFGNNDQLKEQVRNAGMRAGERVWEMPLWEEYFEQLRSDVADMRNIGGRGGGMITAALFLSKFVGDCPWIHLDIASTDWSERERAYLPKGPTGIGTRLLIQFLLDRTLP from the coding sequence ATGAAGAAGATCCAAGTTCAAGCACAGGTCGGACGGGCGGAGAACGAGGTCACGGAGGTGCTGGTGTTGCTCTGTTGCGAGGGCGCCTCAGACCTTGCGCAGGAAACGGCCGCCATCAATACCCAACTCGGGGGCCAGCTCGCCGCGCTGATCCAACGAGGAGAATTTGAGGGCAAGCTCGGTGAAGGCTTGATGGTTCATACCCAAGGTAAGGCCAAGGCAAAACGCCTGTTGCTGGCCGGGCTGGGGAAGGCCAAGGACCTGCGCTTGGATGCGTTCCGTCAGGCGTTGGGGTCGGCGGTCAAACGTGTCCGTCAGGCCAAGGTGTCCTCGTTTGGTGTGGTGCTGCCCGGAGCTCTGTTGGAGGAGATCCCCGTTCAGGATGTCGCGCAAGCCATGACCGAAGGGGCCATCCTTGGGAATTACCAATTCACGGCCTACCGCAGCCCCAATGGGAGCAAGCCGGTCGATGTCGAACGACTGACGATCTACACTGCACAAGCGTCGGTGCTTCCCCAGATCAACGAGGGTATTCGGCGCGGGGTGGCGACTGCCGAGGCGACGGTTCTGGTGCGGGACCTGTGTAACCATCCGGCCAATGTGATGACGCCGACGCGCATCGTGCAGGAGGCGAAAGCGGTGGCGAAGGAGTCGGGCGTGCGGCTCAAGGTGCTCGAGCAGAAGGATATGGAGCAACTCGGCATGGGGGCATTGCTCGGCGTGGCTCGAGGGAGTCATGAACCGCCGAAGTTCATCATTCTGGAATACAAGGGTGCAAAGGCTAAGAGGGGCGACCCGCCGGTCGTACTGGTCGGTAAAACGATCACCTTCGATACAGGCGGCATTTCGCTCAAGCCGGCCGAAAACATGGAGCACATGAAGGCCGACATGACGGGCGGCGCTGAAGTCCTGGCCACGATGCGGGCTGCGGCGCGGCTCAAATTGCCGCTCCACCTCGTGAGTATACTGCCGGTGGCGGAAAATATGCCGGGCGGGCGCGCGATGCGGCCGGGGGACGTGGTGAAGACGTTGTCCGGCAAAACAGTCGAGGTTCAGAACACGGATGCCGAAGGGCGGTTGATTCTCTCGGACGCCTTAGCCTACGCCACTCGATACAAGCCGGCGGTGTTACTCGACATCGCGACCTTGACCGGCGCCTGTGTCGTTGCCCTTGGCCAATTCGCCATTGGGATGTTCGGCAACAACGATCAGTTGAAGGAACAGGTTCGTAATGCCGGAATGCGGGCCGGTGAGCGAGTGTGGGAGATGCCGTTGTGGGAAGAATATTTCGAGCAACTCCGCAGCGATGTGGCGGATATGCGGAACATCGGCGGCCGTGGGGGAGGCATGATCACCGCCGCGCTGTTCCTGAGCAAGTTTGTGGGCGACTGTCCGTGGATCCACTTGGATATTGCCAGCACAGATTGGAGCGAGCGTGAACGGGCCTATCTGCCGAAGGGGCCCACCGGCATCGGTACGCGACTGCTGATTCAGTTTTTGCTCGATCGTACCTTGCCGTAA
- the queE gene encoding 7-carboxy-7-deazaguanine synthase QueE translates to MLNVTEIFHSIQGESTHAGRPCVFIRLTGCPLRCTWCDTAYAFYGGRDLTEDDVIARVRAFGCPLVEVTGGEPLSQPDAFPLLTRLCDEGFEVLLETSGALDTAGVDRRVHVVLDVKCPGSGMAERMHWPNLQRLASHDEVKFVIKDRGDYEWAREVIRSRDLAARCTVLVSPVFGETDARQLAEWVLADRLPVRFQLQLHKHVWAPDMRGV, encoded by the coding sequence ATGCTCAACGTCACGGAAATCTTCCATAGCATTCAAGGCGAATCCACCCATGCCGGCAGGCCGTGCGTGTTCATTCGTCTGACCGGATGCCCGCTTCGGTGCACCTGGTGTGATACGGCCTATGCATTTTACGGTGGCCGTGATCTGACTGAAGACGATGTGATCGCGCGGGTGCGCGCCTTCGGGTGTCCGCTGGTCGAGGTGACCGGAGGAGAACCTCTCAGTCAACCGGATGCGTTTCCGCTCTTGACTCGGCTCTGTGACGAAGGGTTCGAGGTGCTGTTGGAGACGAGCGGCGCTCTTGATACTGCTGGAGTTGATCGGCGGGTTCATGTGGTGCTCGACGTGAAATGTCCAGGGAGCGGGATGGCTGAACGGATGCACTGGCCGAACCTGCAGCGATTAGCGTCTCACGACGAAGTGAAGTTTGTGATCAAGGATCGGGGCGATTATGAATGGGCGCGCGAGGTGATTCGCAGTCGGGACCTAGCCGCCCGGTGCACGGTGCTCGTGAGCCCGGTTTTTGGTGAGACGGATGCGCGGCAATTGGCGGAGTGGGTGTTAGCCGATAGGTTACCCGTGCGGTTCCAGTTGCAACTGCACAAGCATGTGTGGGCGCCGGACATGCGCGGGGTGTAG
- a CDS encoding HAD family hydrolase encodes MTPLSTPHISSGRQTRIAALFDVDNTLLPGEASEVRFFRFLWKRGLVGWREVRDSIGWVLRSAPPVSLHPLRERKLYLAGKTAADVRALAEEFCRFDLFPRVSRQGLSCMDDHRRAGHHIVMVTGSLDFLIAPLATLLEVPTLLAARLEQQQHQFTGRVCAPLPYGPGKRELITQLTQDSGIDLAQSFAYGDSPGDVELLSMVGHPLVVNPIRGMGRIAQRNGWPTTTWI; translated from the coding sequence ATGACGCCTCTCTCAACCCCTCATATTTCGTCCGGCCGGCAGACTCGCATCGCTGCGCTCTTTGACGTCGATAACACGCTGCTTCCGGGAGAAGCGAGCGAGGTGCGTTTTTTCAGGTTTCTCTGGAAGCGAGGACTGGTCGGGTGGCGAGAGGTTCGGGACAGCATCGGCTGGGTGTTGCGGAGTGCGCCTCCGGTGTCATTGCATCCGTTGCGTGAACGAAAACTTTACCTGGCCGGGAAAACCGCCGCGGATGTGCGTGCGCTGGCCGAGGAGTTTTGTCGGTTTGACCTGTTTCCTCGTGTGTCGAGGCAAGGGCTGTCGTGCATGGACGACCATCGTCGGGCCGGACACCATATCGTGATGGTGACCGGATCCCTTGATTTCCTGATCGCACCGCTCGCTACGCTACTGGAGGTCCCGACCTTGTTGGCGGCTCGCCTGGAGCAACAGCAACATCAATTCACCGGTCGCGTGTGCGCACCGCTCCCATATGGTCCGGGCAAGCGCGAATTGATCACGCAACTGACGCAGGACTCCGGCATTGACCTGGCACAGTCCTTCGCCTATGGCGACAGCCCCGGCGATGTCGAATTGCTGTCGATGGTAGGGCATCCGTTGGTCGTGAACCCGATTCGCGGCATGGGCCGGATCGCGCAACGAAATGGATGGCCGACGACCACCTGGATCTGA
- a CDS encoding PAS domain-containing sensor histidine kinase produces the protein MSAEDLPATFPYIGDSPLLEAFVRTLANQASVGIFLADAQGQTLYVNERLRRIAGLPGPPDAGACWLNALVPEDHDLIATEWAAAIAQDRSFSREFRFQRPDGSVRWVMAEAFPLRIGDGPSSGYAGMVRDITPRQLALDALHACEERYRSLASLTPHPVFVYADETVLFINEAGAKLFTLPATPPLEGRTLSDCFAKEFLQDLPLSPPAAPVERQCTRHDGTIIDVELVASPVLFDGHPAIQVLATDLTEQKRLAAQLRRAQKMAAVATLAGGMAHEFNNCLTAIMGFSDLALPLLVPDSRAHGHVQQVILASRRARDLVTQMLMFGRQADGAKQPVSLDILLKESLRMLKGRLPNSISLREWIPGATHPVFADPTQVHQVCVKLLAHAERAMSATGGVLEVRLDNVDLSSVMDGHELPLRPGQYVRLTVSDTGNDMGVADQLQKLGPLFAHLPAGAQSGAELGTAQQIVSEQGGTLRATSSVGHGTTIEVYLPAIIPPGTVVATEPERNRAPQLTEQRESLAERDKER, from the coding sequence GTGAGTGCCGAAGACCTGCCCGCGACGTTTCCGTACATCGGGGATTCGCCTTTGCTTGAAGCCTTCGTCAGGACCCTCGCCAACCAAGCCTCAGTCGGCATCTTTCTCGCGGACGCCCAAGGTCAAACGCTGTATGTGAACGAGCGGCTCCGCCGCATCGCCGGCCTGCCGGGCCCACCAGACGCAGGAGCCTGCTGGTTGAACGCCCTCGTCCCGGAAGACCACGACCTCATTGCCACCGAATGGGCCGCGGCCATCGCGCAGGATCGAAGTTTCTCACGTGAGTTTCGCTTTCAACGGCCCGACGGCTCGGTGCGCTGGGTGATGGCGGAGGCCTTCCCGCTTCGTATCGGCGACGGCCCCTCCAGCGGATATGCGGGGATGGTCCGTGACATCACCCCACGGCAACTAGCCCTCGACGCCCTGCATGCCTGCGAAGAACGATATCGAAGCCTGGCATCGCTTACCCCACACCCGGTCTTCGTGTACGCCGACGAGACCGTGCTGTTCATAAATGAGGCGGGCGCGAAACTGTTCACTCTCCCGGCGACACCCCCGCTTGAGGGCCGTACGTTGTCAGACTGTTTTGCCAAGGAGTTCCTCCAGGATCTCCCATTGTCTCCCCCCGCTGCTCCGGTCGAGCGGCAATGCACGCGACACGATGGAACCATAATCGACGTGGAACTGGTCGCAAGCCCCGTCCTGTTCGACGGCCATCCGGCCATTCAGGTACTGGCCACCGACCTCACGGAGCAGAAGCGACTCGCGGCACAGTTGCGTCGCGCACAGAAAATGGCAGCCGTAGCCACACTGGCCGGGGGCATGGCCCATGAGTTCAATAACTGCCTCACCGCCATTATGGGATTTTCTGATTTGGCCTTGCCGCTCCTGGTCCCGGACAGTCGGGCCCATGGGCATGTGCAACAGGTGATCCTCGCATCAAGGCGAGCCCGGGACCTGGTCACGCAGATGCTCATGTTCGGGCGCCAGGCAGACGGGGCTAAACAACCGGTCTCCCTGGATATCCTGCTCAAGGAATCCCTGCGAATGCTCAAAGGCCGGCTGCCGAACAGTATCAGCCTCCGCGAGTGGATTCCCGGGGCCACACATCCGGTCTTTGCCGACCCGACCCAAGTCCATCAAGTCTGCGTCAAACTCCTCGCCCATGCTGAACGAGCGATGAGCGCGACCGGCGGAGTCCTAGAGGTGCGCCTGGACAATGTGGACTTGAGCAGTGTGATGGATGGACATGAACTCCCTCTTCGGCCGGGTCAGTATGTACGCCTCACGGTCTCGGATACCGGCAATGATATGGGCGTAGCGGACCAGCTCCAGAAACTAGGCCCGCTCTTCGCTCATCTTCCCGCAGGAGCTCAGTCGGGGGCAGAACTCGGAACCGCGCAGCAGATTGTCAGCGAACAAGGTGGGACACTTCGTGCCACCAGTTCAGTCGGTCACGGCACCACGATCGAGGTCTACCTGCCGGCAATCATTCCTCCCGGCACGGTCGTCGCGACTGAACCGGAACGAAACAGAGCCCCACAGCTCACGGAACAGAGGGAATCTCTTGCTGAGCGCGACAAAGAGCGATAG
- a CDS encoding response regulator: MPSVLIVDDEEAIRQLIRNTLEQAGYQVQEAANGKQGLSQYRESPADLVIMDILMPDQDGLESILTLRREFPNAKIMAITGGSDMIGILNFLDVARMLGARRTLQKPFEMQQLLDAVQAEIAG; encoded by the coding sequence ATGCCATCGGTTTTGATTGTCGACGATGAAGAAGCGATTCGCCAGCTCATCCGCAACACGCTGGAACAGGCGGGGTATCAGGTTCAGGAAGCAGCGAACGGAAAACAGGGCTTGTCGCAATACCGCGAGTCGCCTGCTGATCTCGTGATTATGGATATTCTCATGCCGGATCAAGACGGCTTGGAAAGCATTCTGACGTTACGGCGTGAATTTCCGAATGCGAAGATCATGGCGATCACCGGCGGGAGTGACATGATCGGCATCCTGAACTTCTTGGATGTCGCCCGCATGCTTGGCGCCCGCCGTACGCTCCAAAAGCCCTTCGAAATGCAGCAGCTGCTGGACGCCGTCCAAGCCGAGATCGCCGGCTGA
- the priA gene encoding replication restart helicase PriA, with product MRNQPVQAAAPLPGYVDVVLPRRLDRSFTYIVPTELRGQIVIGQSVIVPFGTQDLQGVVIALHHRPPSGAPEAGLKSLRSCGETSLDHVLTPAQVELSRWVAERYAAPWGQCIKLVLPPVEQPRRLQARYLPTAHGLADLSTHSGVGEDEMRLLARLRRRPKGIMERTLLQGDTSSSVTALRALVRKGLVVRSDAAVAPTGTRRGKKLVLTTGLSLPMEEAGEASPPLSAEAQSWLMVIDKQVAADGYSALLLEGERATRHWCLVQAAQATLRRGRRVLVVTGDVENAGRLAGVFAAVGEQAMLLHSGLSVKEREAAWQAARVASATIVIGTRMAVFAPIDRLGLVWVEGEDDTSLKEEQVPRYHARDVAQERARRDRAVLVLASNHPSLESWLAVRQGLMMACVYRNPTQGPKIQVIDLKAYGRDSSAGTVLTPPLCEGIRDALQQRLLVVLFLNRKGFASVLHCGDCGAMPQCDVCSVALTFFRHRSQVRCHFCGRAKPVPDHCPRCRSLKLEPVGSGTERIEEAVRRMFPLARVGRVDGETIRRPADARAVRRLLDAGELDIVIGTQMLFRLALQAKAAFVAVPDADAGLHIPDFRSAERMYHGLVDAADLALPATAGGRLLVQTRLPDHHAILALASGKEELFVAQEQAFRQLLQYPPWTSLIRLDVSGTAEPSVARAAHRWVALLRGQVFSAQGAPISGGHGVPQPAGFAGVAGESRQPLILGPSPAPHAMVRGRYCYQILVKADSSEGGRAAVLRTREELERESRQGALRFEIDVDPVSMT from the coding sequence ATGCGAAACCAACCTGTGCAGGCGGCTGCACCCCTCCCGGGCTATGTCGATGTGGTGCTGCCTCGTCGGCTTGACCGATCCTTTACCTACATTGTCCCGACAGAACTCCGTGGACAAATCGTCATCGGGCAATCGGTGATCGTGCCGTTTGGGACGCAGGATCTGCAGGGCGTGGTCATTGCTCTTCATCACCGGCCACCGTCAGGAGCACCGGAGGCAGGACTCAAATCGCTGCGTTCGTGCGGCGAGACGTCGCTAGACCACGTGCTGACACCTGCTCAGGTTGAATTAAGCCGCTGGGTTGCGGAACGATATGCCGCACCCTGGGGGCAATGCATCAAACTCGTCCTTCCTCCCGTTGAGCAGCCTCGACGACTTCAGGCTCGATATCTCCCGACAGCGCATGGGTTGGCAGATCTCTCCACTCACAGTGGAGTGGGGGAAGACGAAATGCGGCTCCTCGCGCGTCTGCGTCGGCGCCCGAAGGGCATCATGGAACGCACTCTTCTACAAGGCGACACGTCGAGCTCGGTGACGGCGTTGCGAGCGCTGGTCCGCAAGGGGCTGGTCGTGCGGAGTGATGCAGCAGTCGCTCCGACGGGTACTCGCAGGGGGAAGAAACTTGTCCTGACCACGGGGCTTTCCCTGCCAATGGAGGAAGCTGGTGAGGCTTCACCGCCCCTGTCGGCGGAAGCGCAGTCGTGGCTGATGGTGATCGACAAACAGGTGGCGGCGGACGGGTATTCGGCTCTTTTGCTTGAAGGTGAACGTGCCACGCGGCACTGGTGTCTTGTGCAGGCTGCGCAAGCCACTCTTCGCCGCGGTCGGCGAGTCCTAGTCGTCACGGGGGATGTCGAAAACGCCGGTCGGTTGGCTGGAGTGTTTGCGGCGGTCGGCGAGCAGGCGATGCTCCTGCATAGCGGTCTTTCCGTGAAGGAGCGGGAGGCGGCGTGGCAAGCGGCCCGAGTGGCGTCGGCTACGATCGTGATTGGCACCCGCATGGCCGTATTTGCTCCGATCGACCGACTTGGACTGGTGTGGGTGGAAGGAGAGGATGATACGTCACTCAAGGAAGAGCAGGTGCCGCGGTACCATGCTCGAGATGTGGCGCAGGAACGTGCCCGTCGCGACCGTGCGGTGTTGGTGCTGGCCTCGAACCATCCTTCGCTGGAAAGTTGGTTGGCAGTTCGGCAGGGCCTGATGATGGCCTGTGTGTACCGCAATCCCACACAGGGTCCCAAGATTCAGGTGATCGACCTGAAGGCATACGGCAGAGACTCCTCTGCCGGAACGGTGCTTACGCCTCCCCTATGCGAAGGTATTCGCGACGCCTTGCAGCAACGGTTGTTGGTGGTGCTCTTCCTCAATCGGAAGGGATTTGCGAGTGTCCTTCATTGCGGGGATTGCGGAGCGATGCCGCAGTGCGATGTCTGCAGCGTTGCATTAACGTTCTTCAGGCACCGCAGCCAGGTGCGGTGCCACTTCTGCGGGCGCGCCAAACCTGTGCCGGATCATTGTCCGCGATGCCGATCTCTGAAGCTGGAACCGGTCGGGTCTGGTACAGAACGGATCGAAGAGGCGGTTCGACGGATGTTTCCCCTGGCCCGTGTGGGGCGCGTGGATGGTGAGACGATCCGTCGCCCGGCTGACGCTCGAGCCGTCAGGCGACTGCTGGATGCGGGAGAACTCGACATCGTGATCGGCACGCAGATGTTGTTTCGGTTGGCGCTGCAAGCGAAGGCTGCCTTCGTGGCGGTGCCGGACGCGGATGCGGGCTTGCACATTCCCGATTTCCGCTCAGCGGAACGGATGTATCACGGTCTTGTGGATGCAGCTGACTTGGCCCTCCCGGCGACCGCCGGCGGCCGCCTGCTCGTGCAGACTCGGCTCCCCGATCATCACGCGATCCTGGCGCTCGCGTCTGGTAAAGAGGAATTGTTTGTGGCGCAAGAACAGGCCTTCCGGCAACTACTCCAGTATCCGCCCTGGACGTCCCTGATTCGGTTGGACGTGTCCGGGACAGCAGAGCCGTCGGTGGCGCGGGCCGCTCATCGCTGGGTGGCGCTGTTACGAGGGCAAGTCTTCTCTGCTCAGGGCGCACCGATCAGTGGCGGTCATGGCGTGCCCCAGCCAGCAGGCTTCGCCGGGGTGGCGGGGGAGTCGCGCCAGCCTCTCATTCTCGGCCCCTCCCCAGCGCCTCATGCCATGGTTCGAGGTCGGTATTGTTACCAGATCTTGGTGAAAGCTGATTCTTCGGAGGGCGGAAGGGCCGCGGTGTTGCGGACGCGTGAGGAACTGGAGCGGGAATCGCGGCAGGGTGCGCTCCGGTTCGAGATTGATGTGGATCCGGTCTCGATGACCTGA